The genomic interval CCCGTAACCCCACCACGGATAATCCTGTGGATGCTCCATACCCGGCAGATTCTTTAGCAACTTGATAATCACTGAAAGCATCTGATCGAGTAGCTTCATCACCTCGAAGTCAGCCCTTTCCTTTTCCGAATACGGCATCAGAACTCTGAATTTCAGCAGATAGTTCAAACCGGTTCTTCCATCGGGTGGACCGGTGATGCTTGCCATATTCGTCACCAGGATACCGGTTACATTTTCAAGCTCCGATCTAAGCGTGCTGTTCATTACAATTTGTTTTATAATTCTGGCGCTGTCGTAGAACTGTGTGTAAGTTGCGATTATGAAGGTGTTGATCGTGTTGTTTCCGCTGACCTCCATAACCCACAGAGTCTGTTTCAGGTAGGGGAGAAAGTCGATAATGAATCTGTTGAGTGCAATATTGGCAAAAACTATGTTGTCTTCATTGGTCGGATTGGGAAGATGATCGGGCTCGGGATATCTTTTATCCCAGTTCAGAAGCTCCTCTGCCATAACCTTAATGTTGTAGGCGAGATTTCTCAGAAGGTAGTAGATCCATGTTGGGTAGAAGTTCTGCCATGCCGGGATGTCGTGATCGCCGGGATAACTGCCGGCAGGCATGCTCGTCACGAGAGCTACAAATGGGTGGATGCCGTATCTGTGTCCGAGCAAAATACCGACTACATGTTCGTTATCAGCGGCAAGACCTATGAATCCCGGCAACCCGAGACCGCTGTGGGGGTCGGGATCAAATATGTTTACAATTCCGATAATTCTGTAACCATTTCGAAAAGCCTCCTCAGAGCTGACGGTATTGATTGTGTAGTCCAGAGATATTATATGAACCGTGCAGGGGAGCGCATCAGGCCCCTCGATCCTGCTGTAGGGCTGCCTCATTATGTCGGGGATCGTGCTGTACTGTGTGCACATCTCGATGGTTCTGCTGATTACCACTCCAAGAACGTGGTCTGGAGCGTTGAACTGAATAAAGGGGCCGAAACGGTAGCCGCTCAGATGTTCTCCGCAATTATGTGCCCCCTCGTTGTCTAAATAGCAGCATTCACCATCGGCCTGACAGATGTATTTCCCGCAGTAAGCACCTTCATCAGGGCCTATGCAGGCTGGCTGAGTTTCGGCATCCACGTCATTTGTGTTTCCGTTTATCCCTTCGGTCTGGGAGTTATCATCATTGTTCGGGTCAACAATGCCCATCTTCCAGATGAGTAAATCCCAGTGGTGAAAATGCTGGGCTGCCGGTATGCTGTAACCGTTTACATTTACAGGATCAACATCCTCCGGCTCGGCTATCCACCTCACTTTGACCCAGTCTCCCCCTCCAACGTCCCAGTATCTGCCAATGAGTGTGATATTGTAGCTTCCGGGTGTTACCGCAACATCTCTGGCAAATGTTTCCTCACCACACCCGGCACCGACCTCGTAGGCCTTTCCGTTCACCATAACATCAGATATGGCCGCTTTGAAAGTCACACGCCATTTGTCACTCACCCCCCCGCTAATTGGCTCTCCACTGAGCGTGGCGTAGCCACTACTGTTGGTTAATGCTATACCAAATGCACCGTATCCGTTATCCCACTCTCCCCTGATGTAGGCCGGGTAGTTCCCGACGGGATTGCCACCGGATGTTACTTGAATCCTGACACCGATCGTGTCGTCGTCAAATATGCCATCCCAGTCCCTGGATATTCCGGTGACAGAGCCTGGAATAACGCTAACACAGGCTGTCTGTACGCTCGCATCGGGAACTGTGGCTCTGGCCTCTATGTAGTCTACGTCGATGTTTGCGGTATCCGAACCCCAGAGACGAGCGTATGCCTGACTTTGGAACAGGACGTATACTTTTCCGGAGCTGGAGATGTAACTGGACGGAGAATCGGTTGTGAAGTTTATCCACGTCCATCCGAGATTGACATCTGAGTAGTTGGCATACATTTCCCAGGAACAGGTCTCAAAGTTCCAGATGTACGCCTGAATTCCATCATCCTCATCTCTCAGGTATGCGTTGATTTCCAGATGTGTGGATGATGTGGCAACGCTGAACATGAATTCCATAACAGCGTACTCGGCATCATCTCCGAGTAATGTATCTGATGCGGTTGTGGAACTTCTGGAATAAACACCGTCCAGTGCTTTGACTGCATCTATGTCAGACTGACTAAATTGCTGCCCAATTCCGGCGCTGTAGTCACTCCACGGACTTTCCCACGCACTGTCATCATTGGCCCACAAATTTCCGCTGTTCTTCCATCCTCTGGGGAAGGGTGATGACGGTGAGACCTCTATGACCCCACCGATTTTGTTGAAGTTTTCTAAATACGTTTTAGCCTCTGCAGCGTTGAAAGCAAAGCAGATAATGGTTGTTAACATGATAATTCTGACAGCTTTCACGAAATCAGGATAAAACAAATAAATTATTAAAATTTTCGTATTGTTATTGTTAATGATTATGGTAATAAAGGTTATAAAATAAATTTTTCAGAAAAGTTTATATATTCCTCTTGTCAGCATGTATTATGAACACCCTTGTAGATGTGGTGGCAAACCTGCTGCAGGCCCTGGGTGTGAGGGTTAGCTATGAGACGTTTATAACGCTGTTAAACGTGATTAACTGCATCTACAGCCTGCTGCCATCCTGGCTGCAACCAGTGGTGAGTGCAGTCCTCAGGCCACTTGTGGACGCTCTGATTTCCGCCATTGCCTGATTTTTTTGTTCAGCGATATACTGCAGAGAGCTTCGCACCAATCTTTGACAGTAAAATTATTACCCACTTGAGGGACTCAAGCCCCCAGTAAGTGATGCTCGAGCCGTAGGATTCGCAGTAACCGCCCGGCTGGATGCACTCGTACTCTTTTCTGAGGATGTAGGCCAAACCTCTGCTGGCATTCTCATCTCCTGCGATGTATGTGATATTGCCAGCAACCTTCTGCCACATTCCCACGCTGTACTTGATCATGGTGGTGTTGTTCATGACCACATCCGTTGCATCTCTGATGCAATCTGAAAAATACTTCAAAAAGCCGAAAAGGTAGTAGATGTCCTCGGTTGCCCTTGTTACGAGGGTGCTGTTCTCGGCGATGATTTTCGCTATCTCTCCATTCAGCATGAACATTTTCTGAATGAACTGTAGGAGGTAGGATGCCGCCATCCAGACATCGACAGGCAACTTTTTCACCCCGGAAAGTAAGTTGGAAATACCCTGAGGGCGTCGGAAACCAGTATCACCAGATGTTTGGCTGCATAGTACAGATTTGCCACAAATTCTGGATTGTTTGACACCCTCTCTGTCATCACCCTCAGCAGGAAGGATGTTCCGTTCGTTCCGGATGCCTCGCCAATTATCAACGTGGCGTTTTTTGCAGCCAGAGCTACCACTTCCGAAAATTTGTTTTCAAGGGTGGAGTTGTGGTTGATCTGCCATACAAACCCGTATTTGTCGAAAAGAAGCTTTCGAAACCATGTGACAGAAACGTCTGCGTGGTACCATATTTCCCAGAAGCTCTGGTAAGCCCCTCTTGATGAATTCACGACCGTCTCGTTGTTTCCCGTGTACTTCAGGTAGATAAAGAATTTTCCAAGCGATCTGAGCACAGCGGCAAGCGCCTGAAGTATCACATTGCCGAGTTCCGCTACCGTCGGCATTGTCCACCTCACAGGAATTCAAAAACCTTCATGAAGTATATCACAGTACTGTTCATTGCCCTCACGAATCTTACAGCAATTTCCTCTGAAATCTGCTTGTTTTGAGTGAGTTCAATGTATGTGTGCCTGGCGATGTAGCTTATGCCGCTCAAACCGTCAATATCTCCGAACAGACCTCTGGAGTTTGTCGAGAGGGAGTGGAGGGTGTCGGCGAATGCGAATAGAAGGGTGGAGTTCGAGGCTGTGAGGTCTGCAATGGCTCCAAAAAACTTTACAACCCATAAAATAGCGGAGATCTGGGCGTAAACGAAGTCTGTGTGCTCCGGCGTTATATGCTTTGTAACCAGTTCAAGCATGCCGTAAATTAAAGCAAAGAAATCTGAAATCGGAGTTAGAACTCCGTTCAGAGCGAAATCAGTTGCATTCGCTATCACCCGATCACCTCATTCACTTTTTCGAGCATCTTTATGGCAACCTTTACTCCTAATTTCGCCGTTTTCCAGAACTTCATAGCGAAATTCTCATCGATATGTCCGGTCAAATTGCTCATAACAGCAGAAAGGCCATTACGCCCCATCTCATTGCCAAAGATGGTCTCGGGATTTCTTCCGAGGTAGTTCACCATGTTGCTGAAATTCTTCAGGGCGGAAGCGTTCTGGCCCGCAACATCCAGAGCCCCTCCATTACCTAAAAAAGGTTTTGCAAGCCAGTATCCTAACCCTGCTGCGTGGAGGGATACGTTCCATATGTCAGCGGTGTCTACCTTCAGCATCAGGGTGAGCGTGCTGGACATCAGCTCGAGACCTGCCAGAATGAGCCTGTAGAAGACGTCAGCGAAATCCGCAGCGCTGGCCATTCAATATTGATAATTCATTACTGAATAATAAATTTTTCGTATTGTTTGAAATTAAGGTGATGATGAGCATCAACAACCTGAAAGTTACTCAAAATTCTTTCGCGCTTCTTTCATGTTTCTCCAGGCGTTGAAGCTGTCTATAATAAAACTCAGTCCAAGCCTTACGGTGAAGTAGCCTATTGCCAGGAACATCGTGTATGAGAAAGCCTCGGAGTCTATGAAAAAGGTTGTGAGAAGCATGTATGGGCTCAAAAGCAAAAAGAACAGAGATGTGGTGAACATCATTTTTCTGAAAAACAGAGGCCAGTATTTTTCATTTGCCATTCTCTGAAGTCCCTCGTAAGCTTCTCTGTCATTCATTGCAATTGCGAGAATCGAAAGAGCGTGGTATTCGTTGAGTTCAGCCTCAAGTCTTTCTACATCTTCCAGAAATCCTCTGAAAAACTTTCTGAGAACCAGCGATTCCAGCCGCTCGGCCAGAAGGATGACCACAAAAGTTACGGAAATAAAAAGGTAAAGAAACGGGCCGTTCATGGTGGGAGATGAATTCCGAAGAATCCTGCGGCAATGTACCTTGTTCCTACGTAGAACGCCAGACCGCCGAACATTGCAAACAGCGCATCCATCGGGAGGTATTTCTGTGTTCTCGGTCCAATATAGCTGCCTATGAGGATACCGACCCATCCGATCGTTATTGGCCATACGAACTGCACACCTCTGGCGAACCATCCTGCCAGGGCTGAACACTGGTTCAGGAATACCGTTAGTGCCGAAACTGCGGGAGTTATGTACATGGGCCATCCAATGGCTGTGAAGAACGGAACGATCATGAATCCACCGCCAACACCGATGAGGGCTGCGATAAATCCAATCAGCAATCCGTAGAAGAACGGCAGATAGTTCTTGGCGACGAAATGTTCTCCGAAGAAGTCAAATTCAACCTGCGAGAGAGAGTACTTAACATTCGTTATTCCTTCAAGCTCGTCCAGTCTCCCACTCTTTCTAAGCTCCTCAACTCTCTGCTGGAATCTTTTGGCGGCTTCTCTTCCCTTGGATTTTGAAGCCTTTGCCCTCGGAGTTATCTGATAGAACATGTAGAAGGACACTGCCCAGGTGCAGATACCGAAAAGACCCTTGTATAGCGCAACTCCAAGCTTGCCTCCCGTACCCCAGACGGCAACCTGCGCTCCTATAACCATTCCAAGACCCATCGCAATTGCAGCAGGCCAGACAAGCCTTTTCTGGGTGTACCAGTTTATCGTGCTTGAAAGGGAGTTTAGCCAGGTAATTGCGGTGTTTGAGAATCTGATGTGGTCTGTCAGGTATTTTCCAGCATCGTTGTACATTCCAATGCTTACGGATTTTCCTTTAAGCTTGCTTGCCCAGTTTCCTATGCCGAGTATTGAAATGTGGCCAACACCGGCCATAATTCCTCCGAAAGCTCCAACGGTTGAGAAAATCCAGCCTACCCAGACACACCACAGTAAATAAACAATGGCGTTTATTTTGATCTCTTCACCGTGTATCACCATCCATGTTACGTCGAACAAGTTTTCACCCCCTTACTCATCGTCCTTGGGCTTTCTGAACAGCAGGAAGTTACAGAGCTTGCACACATTGAATCCCGGATATGTTTCGCCCGTCCTTGGATAACTGGCCCCTCCGTACTTTGCGGTTCTTTCCAGCAGTCTGACAATCAATGCCTCGAAATGTTCCCACGGTATGTAGACGTTGATTTCTCCCTGCTCGGTTTTTCCTGAAGTATAGCTGCTGCTGCACATCGGAACCACGTTGATTCTCTTGTTGTTGTACGTCCACACAACTCCACCGCACACAGCCGAGTTCATCATGAGATTCGGCTGAATCGGGTGGATGTCCAGGGCTGATGAGTAGTCATTGTAGATGTGGTAGCTCTGCAGGACATCGCATATAATGTGGATTACATCGGGCTCAAATTTTGCCTTGTGCAGCGGAGCTGTGGCAAATGCAATCAATCCTTCAGGCAATCTCGGCTTCGTCTTCACGAACTTTTCAGCCTGCTCCCTGTCCCGTACGTATTTCAGGTGGCTCTTAATTTCCTGCTCATCCAGATCCTTCCATCCGAAAAGAAATCGCGCATTGCTGCAGCCAAGCATTCTTCTGTCTCCGAGAAGTACATCGCCCTTCTGCCTTGACTCAGCCGAAAAATGGCAGAATGTGAATGGATTGCACGCCACGAGGTACTCATGTTCTGCCTTAAACTTATCCAGCTCCTCCTCGCTGAAAAAGAATTTCACAGCCACAGGGTAGTATTTCAGTTTTAGCAGATTTCTCAGTGTAAAAACCATGTCAGCTCTGCTCAGACCTGTTTTGTCTCTTTTTAACAGCATTGTTTCTGCAAATTTCCTGTCGTCAAGCAGCGTTTCACTATCTATTGCCAAATTCGCTTGCTGCATGTCTCCCGCTCGGGTGGGATATACTTAAATTTTTCGAAATTTTCTAAATAGGTTTCGAAAAAATTTGAAAATCTGGTTTTTTGCTCCCCTAACATTAGTTTTTAGAGTGCAAATTTTATCTTATATATTATTGTCAGTATTACAATTTAATTTTTAAATTAAAAGTAAAATTGATAAAAATACCATTTCGATGTGCTCGAAAAATTAAAATTAATCGAAACACGAGCACTGTCTTGCAAAATCCTGGAAAAGCTGCCTGCCTTTTTCGAGAATAAAATCCAGATACTCTTTCATTTTCTTGCTTTCGGTGGAAAGTTTGGAATACACCAGGAATATCTTTCTTTCTGACTTGAAGCCCTGTATTTTTCTCATTTTGATCAGACCGACCTCACAGGCACGACATGCAGCTATGTAGGACGTAATGGCTATTCCCATTCCGCCACTGACAGCGTTTATCTTGGAATAAAAGTCTCCAACGGTGTAGGCAATATTCAGCCGGTCAAACTTCAATCCGCTATCCATCAATGCTTTTTTTGTACTTGTGGTGATCCCGTAATCGTCGGTGAGCATCACTATCGGATATTTTGTAATATCTTCCAGAGTCACAACGCTTTTGGAAACAAGGTCGTGGTTGGGAGGAACTATCAAAACAAGATGATCAATGCCCAGAACCTCGTATCCGAGTCTCTCTATCTCCAGATGCTCGTCCAGGAGATCGCCAGCTATTGCGAAATCAAATTTTCCGTTTAAAATTCCTTTGACACACTCATGTGCCCCCCTCAACGCTACGTTCACTTCGAGCTGGGGGTAGCTTGCCTTCAGCAGAGTTTGAATTGCGTGCACGACATTGATTCCGACCATTCCAGAAGCGATGGTTATTTTGTCCCCTCTAAGGTTGGATATAAGCTTTTTTGTCTCTTCAATACTGCTCAGAACGTTTTTCATGTTCTTGAATGCAATGTTACCCTCATCCGTAAGCCTTACTCCGTCCGTCCTTCTCTCAAGAAGTTTTGCTCCGTAAAATGACTCAACAGAGTTAATTTGAAAGCTTACGGAGCTTACGGACATTCCGAGACTTTTTGCGGCCTTTTTAAGGCTTCCAGACTGAACGACTTCTATGAAGGTTTTCATGAAGTCGACCCGCACCATAGTTCGAAATTTTTTGTAGGGGTTTTTAAATTTTTTTAAATTTTATTTTCTGTGACTTTTTCAGGCAATCTTTTCTGAGTGTAAAATATTAAATACTACTCACCGAATCTAAGCTGGTGGTAATGATGGACAAGGTTAAGCTCGGCATGGTGGTTGCAGAGTTCAACAGGGATATAACCTACATGATGGAAATTCTCGGAAAGGAAC from Archaeoglobus neptunius carries:
- a CDS encoding sulfite exporter TauE/SafE family protein; this encodes MFDVTWMVIHGEEIKINAIVYLLWCVWVGWIFSTVGAFGGIMAGVGHISILGIGNWASKLKGKSVSIGMYNDAGKYLTDHIRFSNTAITWLNSLSSTINWYTQKRLVWPAAIAMGLGMVIGAQVAVWGTGGKLGVALYKGLFGICTWAVSFYMFYQITPRAKASKSKGREAAKRFQQRVEELRKSGRLDELEGITNVKYSLSQVEFDFFGEHFVAKNYLPFFYGLLIGFIAALIGVGGGFMIVPFFTAIGWPMYITPAVSALTVFLNQCSALAGWFARGVQFVWPITIGWVGILIGSYIGPRTQKYLPMDALFAMFGGLAFYVGTRYIAAGFFGIHLPP
- a CDS encoding DUF169 domain-containing protein, whose product is MQQANLAIDSETLLDDRKFAETMLLKRDKTGLSRADMVFTLRNLLKLKYYPVAVKFFFSEEELDKFKAEHEYLVACNPFTFCHFSAESRQKGDVLLGDRRMLGCSNARFLFGWKDLDEQEIKSHLKYVRDREQAEKFVKTKPRLPEGLIAFATAPLHKAKFEPDVIHIICDVLQSYHIYNDYSSALDIHPIQPNLMMNSAVCGGVVWTYNNKRINVVPMCSSSYTSGKTEQGEINVYIPWEHFEALIVRLLERTAKYGGASYPRTGETYPGFNVCKLCNFLLFRKPKDDE
- a CDS encoding LysR family transcriptional regulator; the encoded protein is MVRVDFMKTFIEVVQSGSLKKAAKSLGMSVSSVSFQINSVESFYGAKLLERRTDGVRLTDEGNIAFKNMKNVLSSIEETKKLISNLRGDKITIASGMVGINVVHAIQTLLKASYPQLEVNVALRGAHECVKGILNGKFDFAIAGDLLDEHLEIERLGYEVLGIDHLVLIVPPNHDLVSKSVVTLEDITKYPIVMLTDDYGITTSTKKALMDSGLKFDRLNIAYTVGDFYSKINAVSGGMGIAITSYIAACRACEVGLIKMRKIQGFKSERKIFLVYSKLSTESKKMKEYLDFILEKGRQLFQDFARQCSCFD